A single window of Nicotiana sylvestris chromosome 3, ASM39365v2, whole genome shotgun sequence DNA harbors:
- the LOC138886997 gene encoding uncharacterized protein, producing MAIDINIQELLVIGDSDLLVHQVREEWETKNSKILPYLHHVQHVPRIQNEFADALATISSMIQHPDKNFIDPIPIMIHDQPVYCVHVEKEEDGKPWFHDIKEYLAKEEYLELANPTQKCTLRRLSNNFFRSRGTLYRRTHDLGLLRCVDAKEASNLLEEIHAGTCGPHMNGFVLANKLL from the coding sequence atggccattgacataaacattcaagaattgctagtgattggagattcggacCTACTCGTACATCAGGTGCGTGAAGAATGggaaaccaagaactctaagatactcccGTACCTGCATCATGTacaacatgttcccagaatccagaatgagttcgccgatgcgttggctaccatatcatccatgatacagcatccagacaaaAACTTTATTGATCCAATTCCAATAatgatccatgatcagccagttTACTGTGTTCACgtcgaaaaagaagaagatggaaagccttggtttcatgatatcaaggaatatttggcaaaagaagaatacctagagcttgcaaatcctactcagaaatgcacacttcggaggttgtccaacaacttctttcgcAGTAGAGGAaccctgtataggaggactcatgatttgggattactaaggtgtgtcgacgcaaaggaagcatccaatctactagaggaaattcatgccgggacctgtggtccacatatgaacggttttgtcttagcaaataAGTTACTGTGA